One window from the genome of Rhinolophus ferrumequinum isolate MPI-CBG mRhiFer1 chromosome 22, mRhiFer1_v1.p, whole genome shotgun sequence encodes:
- the F11R gene encoding junctional adhesion molecule A gives MGTKAKVGREQSLLFTSVILCSLALGSGTVFTPEPEVRVAENKPAKLSCSYSGFSSPRVEWKFAQGDTTSLVCYNNKITASYEDRVTFSHSGITFHSVTRKDTGTYTCMVSDEGGNTYGEASVQLLVLVPPSKPTVSIPSSATIGSRAVLTCSEQDGSPPSEYYWFRDGVLMPTEPKSSRAFSNSSYTLNHKTGELVFDPVSGSDTGEYTCQAQNGYGTPVRSDPLRMEAAELNVGGIVAAVLVTLILLGVLIFGIWFAYSRGYFDRMKKGTANKKVIYSQATARSEGEFRQTSSFLV, from the exons GCTCGCTGGCGCTGGGCAGCGGTACCGTGTTCACTCCGGAACCCGAAGTCCGAGTTGCTGAGAATAAAC CCGCCAAGCTGTCCTGCTCCTACTCTGGCTTCTCCTCTCCACGAGTGGAGTGGAAGTTTGCCCAAGGCGACACCACCAGCCTCGTTTGCTACAACAACAAGATTACAG CTTCCTACGAGGACCGAGTGACCTTCTCACACAGTGGTATCACCTTCCATTCTGTGACCCGGAAAGACACGGGGACATATACGTGCATGGTCTCTGACGAAGGTGGCAACACCTACGGGGAGGCCAGCGTCCAGCTACTTGTGCTCG TGCCGCCGTCCAAACCTACAGTCAGCATTCCCTCATCCGCCACCATTGGGAGCCGGGCGGTGCTGACCTGCTCCGAGCAAGACGGCTCCCCACCCTCCGAGTACTACTGGTTCAGGGACGGGGTCCTGATGCCAACGGAGCCCAAGAGCAGCCGTGCCTTCAGCAACTCCTCCTACACCCTGAACCACAAGACAGGGGAGCTG GTCTTTGACCCGGTGTCAGGCTCTGACACTGGAGAATACACGTGTCAGGCTCAGAATGGGTACGGGACACCCGTGAGGTCAGACCCCTTGCGCATGGAAGCTG CGGAGCTGAATGTGGGGGGCATCGTGGCTGCCGTCCTTGTAACCCTCATTCTCCTTGGAGTCTTGATTTTCGGCATCTGGTTTGCCTATAGCCGAGGCTACTTTGACA gaATGAAGAAAGG GACTGCAAATAAAAAGGTGATATACAGCCAGGCCACTGCTCGAAGTGAA GGGGAGTTCCGACAGACCTCTTCATTCCTGGTGTGA